In Brassica napus cultivar Da-Ae chromosome A3, Da-Ae, whole genome shotgun sequence, the sequence TTATTCTGTCGGTGTTGGGTTATAATTTGACTTGCTTTGTCTTGCAGGTAGCTCTTCCTTGTCTTAAGTCAATGACTTGGGGGATGGAGAGTAAAAATACAATGCCGGGTGGCAGAGTTGCAGTTATCAATTTAAAGGTGTGCACTATACGAACCAGAAACGTTTTCTGTATGGTTTTTGCGTTCATTAATTTTTGATGAAATGATATCTGTAAGAATCAGAATGCTGAAGATTTGAACAGTTGACATTGGCCTTCGTGGCAAGCTAAATATGCATTAGTGATAAAGTATAGGGACATCAAATTTGTGACCGCATAAGTGAGGATTTATTTTTCACGATGTGTTACAGTTGCACGATTACAGAAAGTTTCCCTCAGCGGATATGGAGGTCAAGTTTCAGCTATCTAGCGTTACACTTGAACCTATGTTAAGGTCTATGGCTTACATCAGCGAACAACTCTCAGCTCCAGCGAATAGAGTTGCTGTCATCAATTTGAAGGTATGCTTCTTATACTCTATAGGTCGCTTCTCAACTAGTCTTCACTTGCTCAGTCGGAATTCGTCTATCTGTATGTCACTTTCAAGTAAAGACTAGAATCAGTACTTATTTGAATATGTAAAAGTGTTCTTTTGAAACCCACTTGAATTTAAGCAACAACAAAAACAGCTCGAGAATTTTGTTTCACCACTGCATAGGGACTCATGTTCATGAAAGGCTGTAGTAGCCATCTTCTTTCATGATGCATTCATTATTCATGGGATAACAAAATTACTGTCTTGTCTTTCTTTAGTAGTTAGCGAGACTTGATTGAAATAAAGAGTTTCAACTGAGTGAAAAAATACGTTTTTTGTGTATCTTATACTCCAGCTGCAAGATACTGAGACAACAACAGGAGAATCAGAGGTCAAGTTTCAGGTGTCCAGGGATACACTAGGGGCAATGTTGAGATCAATGGCCTATATCCGTGAGCAGCTCTCTATTGTTGTAAGCACACACTCCCTTTTATTTACTTACAAACCATATTTGCTACTTATCAAGACTTTAAACTGTAACTTTGCATTTGCAGGGAGATCAACCGACAGAACCACAAGGGAAGAAACAACGCAAGTGATGTTGAAAGGGAGAAGCAACCAcggaaaacttaaaaaaaaaaaactttttcaacGTAGGAAGATTCCTTATTAGGATTCGTTGGTTCAATCTTTGTGATTGATGTTGTACGATACAATGTGTAATATGTGCAAATGTGGAGAAACAGGTGGGGGCATTGAGTCTTGATTCAAGCCAGGTTTtgaattgtatatatatatcctttttCAGACATTCATGAACCCATCCGCTTGAATGCAATGTTAGATTTGATTGATGGTCACagtgaattattttttttctgtttcaaaaaagaaagcTGCGTTGAGGGACAAAATAAAGAACTCTAGGAATAGTTATAATTTCTAATTTTAATGATACTGTAATATACCACATGAGAATAAGGTTACATCTTTATTGTGATTTGGTTTTAATGTATTATATAGGTATAGAATATAGATATTACAAAAGCGATTTCTTCTCTTTGAGCTGGCAGTCGTTTGACATGGGAGCTTCTCTGGTTGCGTGAAGAGGTTCAATTATATACTCTGTTTGACTCTTTCGACATAACATAGCTAAGCATcgctttttttgtttattgatgAACTGCGTTTTAAATGCATCTCAAACTTGAACAAAAAAGAAGTTTTCAACATATCATCATCAAATAAGTTcggtaaaagaaaaaaatatcatcaaataaGTTTCAATTTGGAATCTTCTTCATTTCACAAATACGTGCCATCCAATTACAAATTCACAATGTATGATTTTATAGATTAAAAGTTTCCAAAAATACGCAAGTCAaacaaccaaaaatatttaaaaatacataaaaatccTACGATCCAAAATGGCTTCtgtacttttcttttttttgttttataaatcaCCAAAGGTCCACGTCATGGCTACACTTGCTCGACACAATTCTGGTTGGTGCCGCCAATTTATCAACCGTAACATCGCAGTTAACATTAACGGTTATCGTCCACGTCTTAACGGAACCAATCTTAATCTTCACAGGCGCTCTAGTCTTCAGTTTAAACGGAAAACTTTTCCTGCTCAGATCGTTACGCATCTCCTTTCGTATACCACTAGTTAACTGGATTTTCGATCCCGTCAACACCGTCTTAACCACCGTTACATTCTTAGCCGGCTGATAAAACACAGGCAAGGCACCGTGACAAAGATCCACATCTTCGTAGAAAACATCCACCGTACTTCCTGTCTCAAAGTAGATCCCTATTTTTCCGTTACCGTTACGTGACATAACGGTGACATTGAATTTGGGTGAATTTGGAGACGGCGACAACAGATTGATGCCCGAGACTGAGAAATCTTCGACGGAGTATTTCGGAGCTTCGGGACGGAAGACGAGGTAGATAACCGCGAGGGAGATACCGGCGAGGACGACGAGAATGAAAATGGCGGCGAGGAAGGAGCAGAAGCAGCTCCTGCAGCGACTTCGATGGACTTTCTTCTGAGAGAGGTGTTGGAAGCGGTGTGCGTTTTCTGGAGGAGGAACATGGTAGATCTGATCCTTGGGGACTTGGATGACGTAGGTCGCTGGTTTTCTTGGAAACTCGCCGGAGCTGAAATTGTCTGAGAATTGACCGCTCACTGGAGGTGAATCGGCGGGATATACTCTTTCAGCCATttaagagagatagagagagagacactaACTTAGAAACAACTGAAGACTAACAAGGAAAAACAGGAAGTGAACGAAACTGAatttgaaaatgataaaaacGCACAAAACTGTGTTTAGTACAGAAGCGTTTATGGGACATATATAA encodes:
- the BNAA03G22540D gene encoding NDR1/HIN1-like protein 13 — translated: MAERVYPADSPPVSGQFSDNFSSGEFPRKPATYVIQVPKDQIYHVPPPENAHRFQHLSQKKVHRSRCRSCFCSFLAAIFILVVLAGISLAVIYLVFRPEAPKYSVEDFSVSGINLLSPSPNSPKFNVTVMSRNGNGKIGIYFETGSTVDVFYEDVDLCHGALPVFYQPAKNVTVVKTVLTGSKIQLTSGIRKEMRNDLSRKSFPFKLKTRAPVKIKIGSVKTWTITVNVNCDVTVDKLAAPTRIVSSKCSHDVDLW